The Paenibacillus sp. RUD330 genome has a segment encoding these proteins:
- the rpoD gene encoding RNA polymerase sigma factor RpoD, whose product MANDQHTELDNEQKMELVKDQLIEQGKKRSSLSYKEIIDKLAPFDQEPEQIDEFFEQLDDLGIEVTNETEDGPTPMGSEDQERESDDFNFDDDLSLPPGIKINDPVRMYLKEIGRVPLLLADDEIELAKRIEKGDEEAKRRLAEANLRLVVSIAKRYVGRGMLFLDLIQEGNMGLIKAVEKFDHQKGFKFSTYATWWIRQAITRAIADQARTIRIPVHMVETINKLIRVSRQLLQELGREPTPEEIAAEMDLSTDKVREIMKIAQEPVSLETPIGEEDDSHLGDFIEDQEALAPADAAAYELLKEQLEDVLDTLTEREENVLRLRFGLDDGRTRTLEEVGKVFGVTRERIRQIEAKALRKLRHPSRSKRLKDFLE is encoded by the coding sequence ATGGCGAATGACCAACATACTGAGCTGGACAACGAACAAAAAATGGAGCTGGTGAAAGATCAGCTCATCGAACAGGGCAAAAAGCGCTCTTCCCTGTCCTATAAAGAAATCATCGACAAGCTTGCTCCGTTCGACCAGGAGCCGGAGCAGATCGATGAATTTTTCGAGCAGCTGGACGATCTCGGCATCGAAGTGACCAACGAGACCGAGGACGGCCCGACCCCTATGGGCAGCGAAGACCAGGAACGCGAAAGCGACGATTTCAACTTCGACGACGATCTTTCGCTGCCTCCGGGCATCAAGATCAACGATCCTGTACGCATGTACCTCAAGGAGATCGGACGCGTCCCGCTGCTGCTGGCCGATGACGAGATCGAGCTGGCCAAGCGTATCGAGAAAGGCGATGAAGAAGCGAAGCGCCGTCTTGCGGAAGCCAACCTTCGTCTCGTCGTCAGCATCGCGAAGCGTTATGTCGGCCGCGGCATGCTGTTCCTGGATCTTATCCAGGAGGGCAACATGGGCCTCATCAAGGCTGTCGAGAAATTCGATCACCAAAAAGGCTTCAAGTTCAGCACGTACGCGACATGGTGGATTCGTCAGGCGATCACCCGCGCCATCGCAGACCAAGCCCGAACCATCCGTATTCCTGTCCACATGGTGGAGACGATCAACAAGCTGATCCGCGTCTCGCGCCAGCTGCTGCAGGAATTGGGGCGCGAACCTACGCCGGAGGAAATTGCCGCCGAGATGGATCTCAGCACGGACAAGGTCCGCGAGATCATGAAGATTGCTCAGGAGCCTGTATCGCTGGAAACGCCGATCGGGGAAGAGGACGACTCGCATCTGGGGGATTTCATCGAGGATCAGGAAGCTCTCGCGCCGGCCGATGCCGCTGCCTACGAGCTGCTGAAGGAGCAGCTTGAGGATGTGCTGGATACGCTGACGGAGCGGGAGGAGAATGTCCTCCGCCTGCGTTTCGGCCTCGATGACGGCAGGACAAGGACGCTCGAGGAAGTGGGCAAGGTATTCGGCGTCACTCGCGAGAGGATCCGCCAGATCGAAGCCAAGGCGCTCCGCAAGCTTCGCCATCCTAGCCGCAGCAAGCGGCTCAAGGATTTTCTGGAATAG
- a CDS encoding YqzL family protein — protein MRDFSWTYFTRTGDVESFLLYKEVDQLREASGTAGMAAAAEAAEETGEAEQAAYF, from the coding sequence ATGCGGGATTTTTCGTGGACCTATTTTACGCGGACCGGTGATGTGGAGTCATTTCTGCTTTACAAGGAAGTGGATCAGCTTCGCGAGGCATCCGGCACAGCCGGCATGGCCGCCGCGGCGGAAGCTGCCGAAGAAACGGGAGAGGCGGAGCAGGCGGCCTACTTTTGA
- the recO gene encoding DNA repair protein RecO, with protein sequence MLYRVEGIVIRSTDYGEGNKIVTLLTDTVGKVGVMARGAKKVRSRHTSLVQPFTYGEFVFFRNAGLGTLNAGEIMESNHRLREDLDLSAYAAYAAELCDRAFQDEEAGAYLFHQLKACYDGLREGKDPAVVIHLFEMKILEAAGYGPQLFECIHCGSDQGPFRLSADGGGILCRRCHGRDPRAIPLEEGTLRLLRVLSALDMRRLGNIQVRPETSKQLKTALRVLMDTHLDLRLKSRSFLDSLERFAPDPSAPAVPRRRMPAPESAEDNLSEAAPSGPEEAVDPEDA encoded by the coding sequence ATGCTGTACCGAGTCGAAGGGATTGTGATCCGCAGCACGGATTACGGGGAAGGCAACAAGATCGTGACGCTGCTCACGGATACGGTCGGCAAGGTCGGAGTCATGGCGCGGGGAGCGAAGAAGGTCAGAAGCCGGCATACGTCGCTTGTTCAGCCGTTTACATATGGGGAATTCGTTTTTTTCCGCAATGCAGGACTGGGTACGCTGAACGCCGGGGAAATCATGGAATCGAACCATCGGCTTCGCGAGGATCTGGATTTGTCGGCTTATGCCGCCTATGCGGCTGAGCTGTGCGACAGGGCCTTCCAGGACGAAGAGGCGGGAGCCTATCTGTTCCATCAGCTCAAGGCCTGTTACGACGGTCTTCGGGAGGGGAAGGATCCTGCGGTCGTCATCCATCTTTTTGAAATGAAGATTCTCGAAGCGGCCGGATACGGCCCGCAGCTGTTCGAGTGCATCCATTGCGGCTCGGATCAAGGCCCTTTCCGGCTGAGCGCGGATGGAGGCGGAATTCTCTGCCGCCGCTGCCACGGCAGGGATCCGCGCGCGATTCCGCTCGAGGAAGGGACGCTGCGGCTGCTCCGGGTATTGTCGGCTCTCGACATGCGCAGGCTCGGCAATATCCAGGTTCGTCCCGAAACGAGCAAGCAGCTGAAGACGGCGCTGCGCGTTCTGATGGACACTCATCTCGATCTTCGGCTGAAATCGCGTTCCTTCCTGGATTCGCTGGAGCGGTTCGCTCCGGATCCGTCGGCGCCGGCCGTTCCGCGCCGGAGGATGCCTGCGCCCGAATCTGCCGAGGATAATCTCTCGGAGGCGGCGCCGTCCGGCCCCGAGGAAGCGGTTGACCCGGAGGACGCCTGA
- a CDS encoding YaiI/YqxD family protein, translated as MLLSEPFVIVVDADACPVKREIIDTAAAASVPVVLVSSYDHRLEREPGTEVVHVDRSSQSADLYILNRIRRGDIVITGDFGLAAIALAKGAEVIGFRGQSYTDGNIDFLMARRHEQSVIRRSGGRTKGPKAMTSEDRTCFQQKLTKVLKHRQENDRV; from the coding sequence ATCCTATTGAGCGAACCGTTTGTGATCGTTGTTGACGCCGATGCTTGTCCGGTCAAGCGGGAAATAATCGATACGGCAGCCGCCGCATCCGTGCCGGTGGTGCTTGTCTCGTCCTATGACCATCGCTTGGAGAGAGAGCCCGGCACGGAAGTGGTCCATGTGGACCGAAGCAGCCAGTCCGCCGATCTTTATATCCTGAACCGGATCCGCCGCGGAGATATCGTCATTACCGGAGACTTTGGACTTGCCGCCATCGCGCTGGCCAAGGGAGCCGAAGTGATCGGGTTTCGCGGCCAGAGCTACACGGACGGGAATATCGACTTCCTGATGGCCCGCCGGCATGAGCAAAGCGTGATCCGCCGCAGCGGCGGAAGGACCAAAGGGCCTAAAGCCATGACGTCGGAAGACCGAACTTGCTTTCAACAAAAGCTGACAAAAGTTTTGAAGCACAGGCAGGAAAACGATAGGGTCTAG
- a CDS encoding pyruvate, water dikinase regulatory protein, with protein sequence MKQPAQIRDVIVYVVSDSAGDTGELVVRAAAAQFHPIVPQIRRAPFVADEPSLAKVVELARGNGAIVLYTLVLPHLREAMTRLGATSGVETIDLLGPLVASLEKKTGMPSRQEPGLNHVLDEDYFRKVEAVEFAVKYDDARDTTGVKKADIVLVGVSRTSKTPLSMYLAHKKYKVANVPLVPELKPPDELFTVPKERIVGLTIDVHYLNVIRKERLKALGLPDSASYATAQRIERELLYAKEIMDRIGCFVIDVSHRAVEETASLIMEHIRSS encoded by the coding sequence ATGAAACAGCCGGCTCAGATTCGCGATGTGATCGTATATGTCGTATCCGATTCCGCCGGGGATACGGGCGAGCTCGTCGTCCGTGCCGCAGCGGCCCAGTTCCATCCTATCGTGCCCCAGATCCGTCGGGCTCCGTTCGTGGCGGACGAGCCGTCGCTGGCCAAGGTGGTCGAGCTTGCCAGGGGCAACGGAGCGATCGTTCTGTATACGCTCGTCCTTCCCCATTTGCGGGAAGCGATGACCCGACTGGGAGCTACAAGCGGAGTCGAGACGATCGATCTGCTCGGACCGCTGGTCGCCAGCCTCGAGAAGAAGACTGGAATGCCGTCCAGGCAGGAGCCCGGCCTCAACCATGTGCTGGACGAGGATTACTTCCGCAAGGTCGAAGCGGTCGAATTCGCCGTCAAATATGATGACGCGAGGGATACAACCGGCGTCAAAAAAGCCGATATTGTTCTTGTGGGCGTATCGCGGACGTCGAAAACCCCGTTGTCCATGTATCTCGCCCACAAGAAATACAAAGTCGCGAACGTCCCGCTCGTGCCGGAACTGAAGCCGCCGGACGAGCTGTTCACGGTTCCCAAGGAGCGGATTGTCGGCCTTACGATCGACGTCCATTATCTCAACGTCATCCGCAAGGAGAGGCTCAAGGCGCTCGGCCTTCCTGACAGCGCCTCCTACGCGACGGCGCAGCGCATCGAGAGGGAGCTCCTCTACGCCAAGGAGATCATGGACCGGATCGGCTGTTTTGTCATCGACGTGTCTCACAGGGCGGTCGAAGAAACGGCAAGCCTCATCATGGAGCATATCCGGAGCAGCTGA
- the glyQ gene encoding glycine--tRNA ligase subunit alpha: MNFQGMILTLQQFWAEQNCILVQPYDVEKGAGTMNPMTFLRSIGPEPWNVAYVEPSRRPADGRYGENPNRLYQHHQFQVILKPSPDNIQELYLESLKRLGIDPLHHDIRFVEDNWENPSLGCAGLGWEVWLNGMEITQFTYFQQVGGIETSPVSGEITYGLERLASYIQEKENVFDLEWVEGVSYGDVFLQPEYEHSKYTFEVSDSAMLFQLFSMYEGEARRAMEQNLVFPAYDYVLKCSHAFNLLDARGAISVTERTGYITRVRNLARTCAATYLEERERLGFPLLKKGAEQNG; the protein is encoded by the coding sequence ATGAATTTTCAAGGCATGATTCTGACGCTGCAGCAATTCTGGGCGGAACAGAACTGCATTCTGGTCCAGCCATACGATGTGGAAAAGGGCGCCGGAACGATGAATCCGATGACATTCCTGCGCTCCATCGGCCCGGAGCCGTGGAATGTAGCCTACGTCGAGCCTTCCCGGCGTCCTGCTGACGGCCGTTACGGCGAAAATCCGAATCGGCTGTATCAGCATCATCAGTTCCAGGTCATTCTCAAGCCGTCGCCGGACAACATCCAGGAGCTTTATCTGGAGAGCCTCAAGCGTCTGGGCATCGACCCGTTGCATCATGACATCCGCTTTGTCGAGGACAACTGGGAGAATCCGTCTCTCGGCTGCGCGGGCCTTGGCTGGGAAGTATGGCTGAACGGCATGGAGATTACGCAGTTCACCTATTTCCAGCAGGTCGGCGGCATCGAGACAAGCCCTGTATCCGGCGAGATCACGTACGGGCTTGAACGTCTGGCGTCCTATATCCAGGAGAAGGAAAATGTTTTCGACCTCGAATGGGTGGAAGGAGTCTCCTATGGCGACGTTTTCCTGCAGCCTGAGTACGAGCATTCCAAATATACGTTCGAAGTCAGCGATTCGGCGATGCTGTTCCAGCTGTTCTCCATGTACGAAGGCGAAGCCCGCCGCGCCATGGAGCAGAACCTCGTATTCCCGGCTTACGATTATGTGCTGAAATGCTCCCATGCGTTCAATCTGCTGGATGCGAGAGGCGCGATCAGCGTTACGGAACGGACGGGCTATATTACGCGTGTCCGCAACCTCGCCCGCACCTGCGCGGCCACTTACCTGGAGGAGCGGGAACGCCTCGGCTTCCCTTTGCTGAAGAAAGGAGCTGAGCAGAATGGCTAA
- a CDS encoding diacylglycerol kinase family protein: protein MRRFFASLVLAGSGIGHAVRTERHMRAHLVLFVLAMAMASCLGLKRTEWALLLLASALVLAAELVNTAIERAVDLACGGELHPLAKLAKDTASGAVLVCAAAAAAAGIIIMGPPLWRLLAT from the coding sequence ATGAGACGCTTTTTTGCCAGCCTGGTGCTCGCGGGATCGGGCATCGGCCATGCGGTTCGCACCGAACGTCACATGAGAGCGCATCTCGTCCTGTTCGTGCTGGCGATGGCCATGGCTTCATGCCTTGGCCTCAAGCGGACGGAGTGGGCGCTGCTGCTATTGGCATCCGCTCTCGTGCTGGCGGCGGAGCTTGTCAATACCGCCATCGAGAGGGCGGTCGATCTGGCTTGCGGAGGCGAGCTTCATCCGCTGGCCAAGCTGGCGAAGGATACGGCATCCGGCGCGGTGCTGGTCTGCGCGGCAGCGGCAGCGGCCGCAGGCATCATCATCATGGGGCCGCCGCTGTGGCGGCTGCTCGCGACATAA
- the cdd gene encoding cytidine deaminase yields MKADPVIEQLSEQLYESAREAMSRAYVPYSHFQVGAALLDEQGRIHLGCNIENGAYSPGNCAERTALFRAVADGCAPKSFKAILVIGDTPGPISPCGVCRQVLSELCAPDMPVIMTNLSGSRSVMTVAELLPGAFSLEESRNKKEDN; encoded by the coding sequence ATGAAGGCAGATCCGGTAATTGAGCAATTGAGTGAGCAGCTGTACGAATCGGCGCGCGAAGCGATGAGCAGGGCATATGTACCTTATTCCCATTTTCAGGTCGGAGCCGCCTTGCTCGACGAGCAGGGCCGCATCCATCTTGGCTGCAACATTGAAAATGGCGCCTACAGCCCCGGCAACTGCGCGGAGCGCACCGCATTGTTCCGCGCCGTCGCCGACGGCTGCGCGCCGAAAAGCTTCAAGGCGATTCTTGTCATCGGCGATACGCCGGGACCGATCTCGCCATGCGGCGTATGCCGCCAAGTGCTGTCGGAGCTGTGCGCTCCGGACATGCCGGTCATCATGACCAATCTGTCCGGCTCCAGAAGCGTCATGACGGTTGCCGAGCTTCTGCCCGGCGCCTTCTCCCTGGAGGAGAGCCGGAACAAGAAGGAGGACAACTAA
- the glyS gene encoding glycine--tRNA ligase subunit beta, translating to MAKDLLFEIGLEEVPARFVRAAVNQLKDRTAKWLDDSRIGHGDIRAYATPRRLAVLVEGVEEKQADVHEDVKGPSRKIAQDAEGNWSKAAVGFARSQGVEPEALFFKELAGVEYVYASKSSIGTDTASVLPEGLAGILAAMTFPKNMRWGSYDLKFVRPIKWLVALLGTAVIPLEIAGVRSGNVTRGHRFLGGETAVEEPSRYVEALRSQHVIADIAEREKLIVEQIEALAAEKGWTISIKDDLLEEVLFLVETPTVLFGTFDSAFLEIPQEVLITSMREHQRYFPVLDGSGKLLPYFVTVRNGDSVSLVNVAKGNEKVLRARLSDAKFFYDEDQKLPIAEALAKLENVVYHEELGTVADKVRRIVKLSGSIAKALKADPQAAGDAVRAAEICKFDLVTQMVYEFPELQGIMGEDYARKAGEREEVARAVNEHYQPRFSGDLAPASLAGAIVSLADKIDTIVGCFSIGIIPTGSQDPYALRRQAAGIVQIVLSHRMAIGLGELFSFALDIHAERGLKRSGDEIRKELYDFFALRLKNVLTEQGNRYDVIDAALAAGFDDLNMAVSRAGALIALATGPDKDEFKSVVDALTRTANLAAKAEDGAAVDASLLEAEAERSLFEHANGVHARFAASMEAGDAHGALARLAELRGPITAFFDSVMVMADDAAVRRNRLALLSQIARDAAAYADFSKLVWS from the coding sequence ATGGCTAAGGATCTGCTGTTCGAGATCGGACTTGAGGAAGTGCCTGCCCGCTTCGTGCGCGCGGCCGTGAACCAGCTGAAGGACCGGACGGCCAAATGGCTGGATGATTCCCGAATCGGCCATGGAGACATCCGCGCCTACGCGACTCCGCGGCGTCTCGCCGTACTTGTGGAAGGCGTGGAGGAAAAGCAGGCCGACGTGCATGAGGACGTGAAAGGGCCATCTCGCAAAATCGCCCAGGATGCCGAGGGGAACTGGAGCAAGGCTGCCGTCGGCTTCGCCCGCAGCCAGGGCGTGGAGCCCGAGGCTCTGTTCTTCAAGGAGCTTGCCGGAGTGGAGTACGTCTATGCCAGCAAAAGCAGCATCGGCACCGACACGGCTTCGGTGCTTCCGGAAGGCCTGGCCGGCATTCTGGCCGCGATGACCTTCCCCAAGAACATGCGCTGGGGCAGCTACGACCTTAAGTTCGTGCGTCCGATCAAATGGCTGGTCGCGCTGCTGGGAACCGCTGTCATCCCGCTGGAAATCGCCGGCGTCCGCAGCGGCAACGTGACCCGCGGACATCGCTTCCTCGGAGGCGAGACGGCAGTGGAGGAGCCATCCCGCTATGTCGAAGCTCTCCGCTCCCAGCACGTCATCGCCGATATCGCGGAGCGCGAGAAGCTGATCGTGGAGCAGATCGAGGCGCTTGCCGCGGAAAAGGGCTGGACGATCTCCATCAAGGACGATCTGCTGGAGGAAGTGCTGTTCCTCGTCGAAACGCCGACCGTGCTGTTCGGAACGTTCGACTCCGCCTTCCTGGAAATTCCGCAGGAGGTGCTCATCACTTCAATGAGGGAGCATCAGCGCTACTTCCCGGTGCTCGACGGCAGCGGCAAGCTGCTGCCCTACTTCGTGACGGTGCGCAACGGGGATTCCGTCTCGCTCGTGAATGTCGCCAAAGGCAACGAGAAGGTGCTGCGCGCCCGCTTGTCCGACGCGAAGTTCTTCTATGACGAAGACCAGAAGCTTCCGATCGCCGAAGCTCTCGCCAAGCTCGAGAATGTCGTCTATCACGAGGAGCTCGGCACGGTGGCGGACAAGGTCCGCCGGATCGTCAAGCTGTCCGGAAGCATCGCGAAAGCTCTGAAGGCGGATCCGCAGGCCGCCGGCGATGCCGTCCGCGCGGCCGAGATCTGCAAGTTCGACCTCGTGACGCAGATGGTGTATGAATTCCCCGAGCTGCAGGGCATCATGGGCGAAGACTACGCCCGCAAAGCCGGCGAGCGCGAAGAAGTGGCCCGGGCTGTCAACGAGCATTACCAGCCTCGCTTCTCCGGCGACCTGGCTCCGGCTTCCCTGGCGGGAGCGATCGTCAGCCTGGCGGACAAGATCGACACGATCGTCGGCTGCTTCTCGATCGGAATCATTCCGACAGGATCCCAGGATCCTTACGCCCTGCGCCGCCAGGCAGCCGGCATCGTCCAGATCGTCCTGAGCCATCGGATGGCGATCGGCCTCGGCGAGCTGTTCAGCTTCGCCCTCGATATTCATGCCGAACGGGGCTTGAAACGGAGCGGGGACGAAATACGTAAAGAGCTGTACGATTTCTTCGCCTTGCGTCTCAAGAACGTGCTTACGGAACAAGGCAACCGCTACGATGTGATCGATGCGGCGCTGGCTGCCGGCTTCGACGATCTCAATATGGCCGTCAGCCGCGCCGGAGCGCTGATCGCGCTGGCGACCGGACCGGACAAGGACGAGTTCAAGAGCGTCGTGGACGCCTTGACTCGCACCGCCAATCTTGCTGCCAAAGCGGAGGATGGCGCAGCCGTCGACGCTTCCTTGCTGGAGGCGGAAGCCGAGCGCAGCCTGTTCGAGCATGCCAATGGCGTTCACGCCCGGTTCGCCGCCTCCATGGAAGCCGGCGACGCCCATGGAGCGCTGGCCCGTCTGGCGGAGCTGCGCGGCCCGATTACGGCGTTCTTTGACAGCGTCATGGTCATGGCCGATGACGCCGCCGTCCGCCGCAACCGCCTGGCGCTCCTGTCGCAGATCGCCCGCGATGCGGCTGCCTACGCTGATTTCTCCAAGCTGGTCTGGTCCTGA
- the ybeY gene encoding rRNA maturation RNase YbeY, giving the protein MSLKLEWSSEQEAFDIPAEWGQRLEQLLQLAGEAEGMTEGEVVVTFVDDARIHELNKEYRGIDRPTDVLSFAMQEDGEDEPEILFEVEDESEPLPYPDSLGDIVISVETAQSQAEEYGHSLEREIGFLFVHGFLHLIGYDHQDEEAEAVMTAKQEAVLQKAGLPRA; this is encoded by the coding sequence ATGAGTCTGAAATTGGAATGGAGCAGCGAGCAGGAAGCATTCGACATCCCCGCCGAGTGGGGACAGAGGCTGGAGCAGCTGCTGCAGCTTGCAGGAGAAGCCGAAGGCATGACGGAGGGCGAGGTTGTCGTCACATTCGTGGACGACGCCCGCATTCACGAGCTCAACAAGGAATACCGCGGCATCGACCGTCCGACGGACGTTCTCAGCTTCGCCATGCAGGAGGACGGGGAGGACGAGCCGGAGATTCTGTTCGAGGTCGAGGACGAGAGCGAGCCGCTGCCTTACCCGGACTCGCTGGGCGATATCGTGATATCCGTCGAGACGGCCCAAAGCCAGGCGGAGGAATACGGACATTCCCTGGAGAGGGAAATCGGCTTCCTGTTCGTGCACGGCTTCCTTCACCTGATCGGCTACGACCATCAGGATGAAGAGGCGGAGGCGGTCATGACGGCCAAGCAGGAAGCCGTCCTGCAGAAGGCCGGCCTCCCCCGGGCGTAG
- the dnaG gene encoding DNA primase has protein sequence MAYGKIPDSVIDEVRRHHEIVDTVGKYVHLTKNGKYMKGLCPFHSERTPSFTVTPELQIFHCYGCGKGGNVIRFIEEIEGYTFPEAVRHLAKEAGMPITWDASDDSSSPRDPELERHYEAHELAAKFYHYLLNNSAQGQEARAYLLSRGLNSKLIDEFSIGFAPESWDTLSRFLTSRGYEPELLERAGLLSAKSDGSGHVDRFRGRVMFPIRNRDGKVCGFGGRIMDNSQPKYLNSPETRLFGKSKLLYNLHAARPVMRKKRSGVLFEGYMDVIKAWSAGVKNGVATMGTALTDEQATRLSRDLEEIILCYDGDDAGQAAVMKNIPILEKAGLRVLVAMLPKGMDPDECITRFGAETFMRETMDNPVSVTKFKLLYSRRSHTLIGEEGRKNYVMEAVGIVAELDSRTEQEVYLKELSREFEISLESLKQDCHRLFSERQKSRPDRDKNDNSWNNGRNETRRAPAAPALLPAYQRAERRLLGVMIRDAEVARSIYDRLGDAFNVEDHAALAAYLYAYYAQGHEPDASRFIASLQDDRLERAAASILMHEDSSPFDEHLLSAYIHEILKVPQLREIELRREEALRAERSGDVLKAAKIQSEIIALERQLMKRQDEHF, from the coding sequence GTGGCATATGGCAAGATACCGGACAGCGTCATCGATGAAGTGCGCCGGCATCATGAAATTGTGGACACGGTAGGGAAGTACGTTCATCTAACCAAGAACGGCAAATACATGAAGGGGCTCTGCCCGTTCCATTCCGAACGGACTCCCTCCTTCACGGTCACGCCGGAGCTGCAGATTTTTCATTGCTACGGCTGCGGCAAAGGCGGCAATGTCATCCGGTTCATTGAAGAGATCGAGGGCTACACTTTCCCTGAAGCCGTCCGCCATCTGGCGAAAGAGGCGGGGATGCCCATTACATGGGACGCGTCCGACGATAGCTCTTCGCCTCGTGACCCCGAGCTCGAGCGCCATTATGAGGCGCATGAGCTTGCCGCCAAGTTCTACCATTATCTGCTCAACAATTCCGCCCAGGGCCAGGAAGCTCGCGCTTATCTGCTCTCCAGGGGGCTGAACAGCAAGCTGATCGACGAATTCTCCATCGGTTTCGCGCCTGAAAGTTGGGACACGCTCTCCAGATTTCTGACATCGAGGGGCTACGAGCCCGAGCTGCTGGAACGAGCGGGACTGCTTTCGGCCAAGTCCGACGGCAGCGGCCACGTCGACCGTTTCCGGGGAAGGGTCATGTTTCCGATCCGCAATCGGGACGGCAAAGTATGCGGCTTCGGCGGACGAATCATGGACAACTCCCAGCCTAAATACTTGAACTCTCCCGAGACGAGGCTGTTCGGCAAAAGCAAGCTGCTGTACAATCTGCATGCTGCGCGGCCGGTCATGCGCAAAAAGCGTTCCGGCGTGCTGTTCGAGGGGTATATGGACGTCATCAAGGCATGGAGCGCCGGAGTCAAGAACGGCGTGGCCACGATGGGAACCGCTCTGACCGATGAGCAGGCGACAAGGCTTTCAAGGGATTTGGAAGAGATCATTCTCTGTTATGACGGAGACGACGCCGGCCAAGCCGCCGTCATGAAGAACATCCCGATCCTGGAGAAGGCCGGACTTCGCGTGCTCGTCGCCATGCTGCCCAAGGGCATGGATCCGGACGAATGCATCACCCGATTCGGCGCGGAGACCTTCATGCGGGAGACGATGGACAATCCCGTGTCGGTCACGAAATTTAAACTACTATATTCACGCAGGAGTCATACACTCATAGGAGAAGAGGGCCGCAAAAATTATGTCATGGAAGCCGTTGGCATTGTAGCGGAACTGGATTCCCGAACGGAGCAGGAAGTGTATCTGAAGGAATTGTCGCGAGAATTCGAAATTTCCCTTGAATCGCTGAAGCAGGATTGCCACAGGCTGTTCAGCGAACGCCAGAAATCCAGGCCGGACAGGGATAAGAACGACAATTCGTGGAATAATGGTAGGAATGAAACGAGGCGTGCGCCTGCTGCGCCTGCTCTGCTGCCCGCTTACCAACGCGCGGAACGCAGGCTCCTCGGCGTGATGATACGGGATGCTGAAGTCGCACGGAGCATTTACGACCGGCTCGGAGATGCATTCAACGTGGAGGATCACGCGGCGCTTGCTGCTTATTTATACGCCTATTACGCGCAAGGGCATGAGCCGGATGCAAGCCGGTTCATCGCTTCGCTGCAGGACGACCGCCTGGAGAGGGCGGCGGCTTCCATTCTGATGCACGAGGATTCATCTCCCTTTGACGAGCATCTGCTTTCGGCCTACATTCATGAGATTCTGAAGGTGCCGCAGCTGAGGGAAATCGAGCTCAGGAGAGAAGAAGCCCTGCGGGCGGAACGGAGCGGCGACGTGCTGAAGGCGGCCAAGATCCAAAGTGAGATTATCGCCCTAGAAAGACAGCTAATGAAACGGCAGGATGAACATTTCTAG
- the era gene encoding GTPase Era, whose translation MAGGTAGKGPDNTGKGNKGFRSGFVAIVGRPNVGKSTLMNHMIGQKIAIMSDKPQTTRNKIHGVLTREGSQIVFLDTPGIHKPQSKLGDYMIKAAEGALSEVEAVLFLIDVSEGIGGGDRFIIERLKSVKTPVFLILNKIDKVEPEKLLETIVQYKDLYDFAEIVPISALQGSNVDRLLEQLERYLPEGPQYYPADQVTDHPEQFVCAEMVREKILQMTREEVPHSIAVTIEDMKVQENGVVQIGAVIFVERDSQKGIIIGKQGAMLKEVGKRARRDIEALLGSKVFLELWVKVKKDWRNQDRVLKDLGYRSE comes from the coding sequence ATGGCAGGTGGAACAGCAGGAAAAGGTCCCGATAACACGGGCAAGGGAAACAAAGGGTTCCGCTCGGGATTCGTCGCGATCGTAGGCCGCCCGAATGTCGGCAAATCGACTCTCATGAACCATATGATCGGACAAAAGATCGCGATCATGTCGGACAAGCCTCAGACGACGCGCAACAAGATCCATGGCGTGCTGACTCGCGAAGGCTCCCAGATCGTATTCCTGGACACTCCAGGCATCCATAAGCCGCAATCCAAGCTTGGCGACTATATGATCAAGGCAGCCGAGGGGGCGCTGTCCGAGGTCGAGGCGGTCCTGTTCCTGATCGACGTGTCCGAAGGAATCGGCGGCGGCGACCGTTTCATCATCGAACGGCTGAAATCGGTCAAAACGCCGGTATTCCTGATCCTGAACAAGATCGACAAGGTCGAGCCGGAGAAGCTGCTCGAAACGATCGTCCAGTACAAGGATCTGTACGATTTTGCCGAGATCGTTCCGATCTCCGCCCTTCAGGGCAGCAACGTCGACCGGCTCCTGGAGCAGCTCGAGCGCTACTTGCCGGAGGGACCGCAATATTATCCCGCCGATCAGGTTACCGACCACCCGGAGCAGTTCGTCTGCGCCGAAATGGTGCGCGAGAAGATTCTCCAGATGACGCGCGAAGAAGTGCCGCATTCCATCGCCGTCACGATCGAGGACATGAAAGTCCAGGAAAACGGCGTCGTTCAGATTGGAGCCGTCATCTTCGTCGAGCGGGATTCGCAGAAAGGCATCATCATCGGCAAGCAAGGCGCGATGCTCAAGGAAGTCGGCAAGCGCGCGCGCCGGGATATCGAGGCGCTGCTCGGCTCCAAGGTATTCCTGGAGCTGTGGGTCAAGGTCAAGAAGGACTGGCGCAACCAGGACCGCGTGCTCAAGGACCTCGGCTATCGCAGCGAATGA